A genomic window from Actinomycetaceae bacterium MB13-C1-2 includes:
- a CDS encoding sensor histidine kinase: protein MSKVESEKWYWTAPLVGLGVAVVLLAAFTNAPNAVLTGVSVLVLLLAWALLVLSRNASLGTGKPESLFPVAVVVSMGLGIMGSEWMQMLLFVCYPLVFIVSRRLLTGVIWAWALTAAVAIGLLYDGTATWEVLWYSLVVGSFATAMGVWISRIWEWGVERERMRSELASSQEQLLTVTGQQATQAERERIAREVHDTLAQGYVAIIALAQSPGTRPQIELVARENLAEARALINAWRSPALEDRDLTEALSRLAASSYANFEGGAEGVPVEIETSLYRAAGEALHNVRRHAGASNVLVQLEEDSEAYILRVSDDGVGMGEAAEGNGLSGMRERAAMLGGSVAITSGNGTTVCIRIPKEAPLREAT, encoded by the coding sequence ATGAGCAAAGTTGAGTCCGAGAAATGGTATTGGACGGCGCCGCTGGTCGGACTCGGCGTGGCAGTCGTTCTTTTGGCCGCGTTCACGAACGCACCTAACGCTGTACTCACGGGCGTTAGTGTCTTAGTCCTCTTACTCGCGTGGGCATTGCTAGTACTGTCCCGGAATGCTTCGCTTGGCACAGGAAAACCAGAGAGCCTCTTCCCTGTTGCCGTTGTTGTCTCCATGGGTCTTGGGATCATGGGGAGCGAGTGGATGCAGATGCTACTTTTTGTCTGCTATCCCCTCGTTTTCATTGTGTCCAGACGACTGCTGACGGGTGTCATCTGGGCGTGGGCGCTCACAGCGGCAGTCGCTATCGGACTCCTGTACGACGGGACGGCGACTTGGGAGGTCCTTTGGTACTCCCTGGTCGTTGGCTCGTTTGCAACCGCAATGGGCGTCTGGATCAGCAGGATCTGGGAGTGGGGAGTCGAGCGCGAAAGAATGCGCTCTGAACTAGCGTCCTCCCAAGAACAACTTCTTACGGTAACCGGGCAACAGGCGACACAAGCGGAACGGGAGCGGATCGCGCGCGAGGTGCATGACACCCTGGCGCAGGGCTACGTGGCGATTATTGCCCTAGCCCAGAGTCCGGGTACACGCCCACAGATCGAGCTGGTAGCCAGAGAAAACCTTGCTGAAGCCCGGGCGCTAATCAATGCATGGCGTTCTCCCGCCTTGGAAGATCGAGATCTAACCGAGGCGTTATCACGTCTTGCTGCCAGTAGCTATGCAAACTTTGAGGGAGGGGCCGAAGGCGTACCTGTCGAGATTGAGACGTCACTCTACCGCGCGGCAGGCGAAGCGTTGCATAACGTTAGGCGGCACGCGGGCGCGAGCAATGTCCTCGTCCAACTGGAGGAAGACTCCGAGGCGTACATACTGCGGGTCAGTGACGACGGTGTCGGGATGGGCGAGGCGGCAGAGGGAAATGGACTATCGGGCATGAGGGAGCGAGCGGCCATGCTGGGAGGGAGCGTGGCGATCACATCGGGAAACGGGACGACCGTGTGCATCCGCATCCCGAAAGAGGCTCCACTGCGGGAGGCGACATGA
- a CDS encoding response regulator transcription factor, which yields MIQVMVVDDHPVVRAGIVAMVQSDPEIVVSGEAGNGVEALDLLEDVEVDVVLTDLRMPQMDGVSLTAALATRAELPRVVVLTTYDSDAEILRAVEAGAVGYLLKDAPKEQIIEGVRAAAAGHASLSPRVAAALVARVRAPEAATLTVRETEVLELVASGATNSQIARGLGVSLGTVKAHLEHSYTKLDARDRASAVAKAIAAGIIR from the coding sequence ATGATTCAGGTGATGGTGGTCGATGACCATCCGGTTGTCCGAGCGGGAATAGTCGCGATGGTCCAAAGTGACCCTGAAATCGTCGTGAGCGGTGAGGCCGGGAACGGCGTCGAGGCATTGGACCTGTTGGAAGATGTCGAGGTAGACGTGGTTTTGACAGATCTGAGGATGCCGCAAATGGACGGAGTCTCACTTACCGCTGCCCTCGCGACGCGAGCCGAACTGCCGCGCGTGGTTGTACTGACAACCTATGATTCAGACGCCGAAATTCTGCGGGCGGTCGAGGCTGGTGCGGTCGGATATCTCCTCAAGGACGCTCCGAAGGAACAGATTATTGAGGGAGTTCGGGCTGCGGCCGCCGGCCATGCCTCGTTGTCGCCACGTGTTGCGGCGGCGCTGGTGGCTAGAGTCCGGGCGCCGGAGGCGGCCACCCTAACGGTGCGTGAAACCGAGGTGTTAGAACTTGTTGCGTCGGGGGCGACGAACTCTCAGATTGCTCGCGGTCTCGGAGTTTCACTCGGGACGGTGAAGGCACATTTGGAGCACTCGTACACGAAGCTCGATGCGCGGGATCGGGCTTCGGCGGTGGCGAAAGCGATCGCGGCTGGGATAATCCGATAG
- a CDS encoding MFS transporter, with amino-acid sequence MSTDGGAVGTKSYTTADPVLRDHRSGATRRQWVGLWILALGLGLVVLDGTIVAVSMPIIVTDLGLNIADAQWITSLYSVVFAALLLSMGRLGDATGRRRLMLIGVATFVAGSVMAALSSSIGPLLVSRVVQGIGGSMVLPSTLSTVNATFRGRDRAAAFGVWGAVMSGSAALGPLVGGAITQFLQWPWIFWVNVPLGLMVFVGALVYVDETRSNEGGGGADPIGAVMSALGFGAIVFGLIEANSLGWWTPTGTLVLGSLTWGPAAPVSAVPVAIGAGAVILVGFVVWQKHRQKVGKPALLDLSLFRLRTFTLGNITAGLVAIGEFSLLFVLPLYLVSGLGLSPLSSGAVLASMAAGAFLSGAAARHLAVRMGATRVVLLGLGLEIVGTLMTALALHQQWAGPWVALVLVPYGVGLGLASAQLTSTILHDVPADESGIGSATQSTVRQLGTALGSTIGGSVLAAALGLSLTGAGTGIGIDASAGAAAACASAVLTSAMVLALGLLMAWGVDRAAKAS; translated from the coding sequence ATGTCTACAGATGGCGGTGCGGTCGGAACGAAGTCTTACACGACCGCAGATCCGGTGCTACGGGATCACCGCAGTGGAGCAACGCGGCGCCAGTGGGTCGGGTTATGGATACTTGCCTTGGGACTGGGTTTAGTCGTTTTGGATGGTACGATCGTCGCGGTATCAATGCCGATAATCGTGACGGATCTGGGACTCAACATCGCAGATGCACAGTGGATTACGAGTCTTTACTCGGTTGTTTTCGCAGCTTTGCTTCTGTCGATGGGCAGACTTGGGGACGCAACGGGTCGTCGTCGTCTCATGCTGATAGGAGTTGCGACCTTCGTCGCTGGTTCAGTGATGGCTGCCCTTTCCTCATCCATTGGTCCGCTCCTCGTCTCTCGGGTGGTGCAGGGCATTGGCGGATCCATGGTTCTTCCCTCCACCCTTTCGACGGTTAATGCCACGTTTCGAGGCCGTGACCGCGCAGCGGCCTTCGGGGTGTGGGGCGCAGTGATGTCGGGGTCGGCAGCCCTCGGACCCCTCGTCGGAGGTGCCATCACGCAGTTCCTGCAATGGCCGTGGATTTTCTGGGTGAACGTGCCCTTGGGACTCATGGTCTTCGTGGGTGCGTTAGTTTATGTTGACGAGACCCGCTCGAATGAGGGTGGGGGCGGCGCAGACCCAATCGGCGCAGTGATGAGCGCCCTTGGCTTCGGAGCAATCGTGTTCGGGCTCATTGAGGCTAACTCGCTGGGCTGGTGGACTCCGACGGGCACGTTGGTTCTCGGAAGTCTAACTTGGGGCCCGGCAGCCCCGGTTTCTGCAGTCCCGGTTGCCATCGGTGCGGGCGCGGTGATCCTAGTGGGATTTGTCGTTTGGCAAAAACACCGTCAAAAGGTTGGCAAACCTGCACTACTGGACCTTTCGCTGTTCCGGCTCCGCACCTTCACCCTAGGGAACATCACGGCCGGTCTTGTGGCGATCGGCGAGTTCTCTCTTCTGTTTGTGCTTCCCCTCTACCTGGTTTCCGGGCTCGGACTCAGTCCTCTGTCTTCCGGGGCTGTCCTGGCTTCCATGGCCGCCGGGGCGTTCCTCTCAGGCGCCGCAGCGAGACACCTAGCCGTCCGCATGGGCGCGACTCGAGTGGTCCTGCTTGGTTTGGGCCTGGAGATCGTCGGCACTTTGATGACGGCGCTCGCTCTACACCAGCAGTGGGCCGGGCCATGGGTCGCGCTCGTTCTTGTCCCTTATGGTGTCGGGCTTGGTCTCGCTTCGGCTCAACTGACGTCGACAATCCTGCACGATGTTCCAGCCGATGAATCCGGTATTGGGTCAGCGACACAGTCAACTGTCCGACAACTCGGAACTGCACTGGGGTCGACTATCGGCGGGTCGGTTCTTGCCGCAGCGCTTGGACTATCGCTGACTGGAGCGGGAACGGGGATTGGGATTGACGCGTCGGCTGGCGCCGCAGCGGCCTGTGCTTCCGCGGTGCTCACCTCGGCGATGGTCTTGGCCTTGGGATTGCTTATGGCGTGGGGCGTCGATCGCGCCGCTAAAGCTTCCTAG
- a CDS encoding TetR/AcrR family transcriptional regulator → MPRREFSEHPGERYSRSQRGITRNPEGRTEGQMTMPRIQAATVAEHHANVEARLIDAAESLLRADPHSQLTAGKVSGQAGIARTSIYRYVESVDDLVGLVIARHLPTWIQAVNDATTSAGSDPIDNLVAWTGANIEQAALTGHAWLMEAARARPSRHSEEASRGAHGALEMSLLALWKRIVGDEEQRKAATLITNGIIESGFRLLEGGMDPDIVCEVSCRAVRGLALEMTD, encoded by the coding sequence TTGCCCCGACGCGAGTTCAGCGAGCATCCGGGAGAGCGCTACTCCCGAAGTCAACGAGGCATCACCAGAAATCCCGAAGGCCGCACAGAAGGGCAGATGACTATGCCGAGGATCCAAGCTGCGACGGTGGCCGAACACCACGCGAACGTCGAAGCGCGCCTGATTGATGCCGCCGAGTCTTTGCTCCGCGCCGATCCTCATTCGCAACTCACTGCAGGAAAAGTATCTGGGCAAGCTGGGATCGCTCGGACTAGTATCTATCGCTACGTCGAGTCCGTTGATGACCTGGTCGGACTGGTCATCGCCCGCCATCTTCCGACATGGATCCAAGCTGTCAACGATGCTACGACCTCGGCGGGGTCCGATCCCATTGACAACCTGGTTGCCTGGACCGGGGCGAACATAGAACAAGCCGCCCTAACCGGTCACGCTTGGCTGATGGAGGCGGCAAGGGCCAGGCCGTCGCGTCACTCGGAGGAAGCTTCACGCGGAGCCCACGGGGCCCTGGAGATGAGTTTATTGGCCCTGTGGAAGCGAATAGTTGGCGATGAAGAGCAACGAAAGGCCGCGACACTAATAACCAACGGGATCATCGAAAGCGGGTTTCGCCTGTTGGAAGGCGGAATGGACCCGGACATCGTCTGTGAAGTGTCGTGCCGAGCTGTCCGTGGCCTCGCCCTCGAAATGACTGACTAG